A genome region from Schlesneria paludicola DSM 18645 includes the following:
- a CDS encoding RNA polymerase sigma factor, which yields MRLRDARDQHAWETFLEVYQPLILRLIRQKRVQEADAREVTQEVLLAVVNSIHRWEADPARGTFRAWLSTITRNLVVNFLIRQSRHPRGSGDSDVNQWLNQKPAPDCDASRVFDLERRRQIFRWAAEQIRPEFRESTWQAFWLTSIDGYDVNATAQQLGISPGALYVARSRVMNRIREKVEEFRELPSINRETADP from the coding sequence ATGCGTCTTCGCGATGCACGGGATCAGCACGCCTGGGAAACGTTTCTGGAAGTCTATCAGCCCCTCATTTTGCGGTTGATTCGGCAAAAACGAGTTCAAGAAGCCGACGCACGCGAGGTCACTCAAGAGGTCCTGCTGGCGGTCGTGAATTCCATCCATCGCTGGGAGGCGGATCCGGCACGCGGAACGTTTCGAGCATGGCTCTCGACAATCACACGCAATCTGGTCGTAAACTTCCTGATCCGTCAGTCGCGACATCCACGCGGCAGCGGTGACAGTGACGTCAATCAATGGCTCAATCAGAAACCGGCCCCCGACTGCGATGCATCCCGCGTGTTCGACCTGGAACGTCGCCGTCAGATTTTTCGCTGGGCCGCAGAACAGATCCGACCGGAATTCCGCGAATCCACCTGGCAGGCCTTCTGGCTGACCTCAATCGACGGTTACGACGTCAACGCAACGGCACAACAGTTAGGTATTTCCCCGGGCGCACTCTATGTCGCCCGCAGCCGCGTGATGAACCGAATCCGTGAAAAGGTGGAGGAATTCCGCGAATTACCATCAATCAATCGCGAAACAGCAGATCCGTAA
- a CDS encoding GxxExxY protein: MQSYELTGLIISAAIEVHRVLGPGCLEHAYQKCLEHELMLREIPFTAQRKLPLVYKGIRVQAGYRIDVLVQQQVIVEIKAVDQLAPVHTAQLLTYLRLTECPLGLLMNFNVPVLKDGIRRVVNDNKN; the protein is encoded by the coding sequence ATGCAATCCTATGAATTGACGGGACTGATTATTTCCGCAGCGATCGAAGTGCATCGCGTTCTTGGTCCTGGATGCCTCGAACATGCGTATCAGAAATGCCTGGAGCATGAGCTAATGCTGCGCGAGATTCCCTTTACGGCTCAAAGAAAGCTGCCGCTGGTTTATAAAGGAATTAGAGTCCAAGCTGGTTACCGAATCGATGTCCTTGTGCAACAACAAGTCATTGTTGAGATCAAAGCCGTCGATCAACTCGCTCCTGTTCATACGGCACAGTTACTGACCTATTTACGATTGACAGAATGCCCATTGGGCCTGCTCATGAATTTCAATGTCCCAGTCCTCAAAGATGGCATCCGCCGTGTCGTCAACGACAACAAAAACTAA
- a CDS encoding sulfatase-like hydrolase/transferase: MNQFVRLAGIGLLAVSLSNGARIGLAAEKPTALRPNILFLYADDQPFKTISCYPGAPDWVKTPHIDAIAQQGVRFERSYLGPWCMPSRASLLTGCLQHAIRSMTMEGVYPGSRYDPAKCPFVPSEFRKQGYQTAQIGKWHTGTDTGFGRDWDFQIVWNRPGHPDNAGNYYYDQLLTFNGEDRETPGYSSDNYSQWAAEYIQGKHRTADKPWYLWLCYGAIHGPTTPAERHRGTLADKTASLPMDILGPWPDKPAYLNKTRAWMPGPDGTPALMKRNRGAVEPGKSLNAWVQQVNECNLAVDEGVGRVMTALKESGQLENTLVIYTADQGFGLGEHGFSQKVAPYDATLSSPLIISWPGHVPENKVCKHPINSPDLIDFLCRMAGVQISWKTHGRDIRPLLQDPETGNWNSPMLLTNTARSYGEETDVIPTDERLTAASNVPWYVMLRDGRFKYVRYLVPGETEELYDLDSDPDELTNLAHHPEQRHRLAELRTKTINELRRTDAKFVDSMPRTKAEAASESSQ; the protein is encoded by the coding sequence ATGAATCAGTTTGTCCGATTGGCCGGGATTGGATTGCTGGCAGTTTCCCTTAGCAACGGCGCGAGGATTGGTCTCGCGGCGGAAAAGCCGACAGCCCTTCGGCCCAATATTCTGTTTCTCTACGCGGATGATCAACCATTTAAAACCATCAGTTGCTATCCCGGCGCACCAGATTGGGTGAAAACTCCTCATATCGATGCGATTGCGCAGCAAGGGGTGCGATTTGAACGTAGCTATCTCGGACCGTGGTGCATGCCTTCGCGCGCCTCATTGTTGACCGGCTGTCTTCAACATGCCATTCGCTCGATGACCATGGAAGGGGTCTACCCCGGGAGTCGGTATGATCCAGCAAAATGCCCATTCGTCCCTTCTGAATTTCGAAAGCAGGGCTACCAAACGGCTCAGATTGGCAAATGGCACACAGGTACCGACACTGGATTTGGTCGAGACTGGGACTTTCAAATTGTCTGGAACCGTCCGGGTCACCCCGACAATGCCGGCAACTATTACTACGATCAATTGCTGACCTTTAACGGTGAAGATCGCGAGACTCCGGGATACTCAAGCGACAACTACTCGCAGTGGGCGGCGGAATACATTCAGGGAAAACACCGCACTGCAGACAAGCCGTGGTATCTATGGCTGTGCTATGGCGCGATCCATGGACCGACCACTCCCGCCGAACGTCACCGAGGGACACTCGCCGACAAGACGGCTTCACTGCCAATGGACATCCTGGGCCCGTGGCCCGACAAGCCCGCGTATTTGAATAAAACCCGAGCATGGATGCCCGGCCCCGATGGAACCCCTGCTCTGATGAAGCGTAATCGAGGTGCGGTCGAGCCCGGGAAGTCGTTGAACGCGTGGGTCCAACAGGTCAACGAATGCAATCTGGCGGTCGACGAAGGTGTCGGACGCGTGATGACGGCGCTGAAAGAGTCAGGCCAGTTGGAAAACACACTCGTGATTTACACCGCTGATCAGGGATTCGGACTGGGCGAACATGGTTTCAGCCAAAAAGTCGCCCCCTACGATGCCACGCTCTCGTCACCATTAATCATCAGTTGGCCCGGTCATGTTCCAGAGAACAAAGTGTGCAAGCATCCGATCAATTCACCAGATCTGATCGATTTCCTCTGCCGCATGGCCGGCGTGCAGATTTCCTGGAAAACGCACGGACGCGACATTCGTCCGCTGCTCCAAGATCCAGAAACGGGCAATTGGAACTCCCCAATGCTGCTGACAAATACCGCACGCTCTTATGGTGAAGAGACCGACGTCATTCCAACAGACGAACGATTAACCGCAGCGAGTAACGTGCCGTGGTACGTCATGCTGCGCGACGGGCGATTCAAGTATGTTCGTTATCTCGTGCCAGGCGAAACGGAAGAACTCTATGACCTGGATTCCGATCCCGACGAGTTGACGAATTTGGCCCATCACCCCGAGCAACGTCATCGACTGGCAGAACTTCGCACCAAAACAATCAACGAACTCCGCAGAACCGATGCAAAGTTTGTCGATTCGATGCCCAGGACAAAAGCCGAAGCCGCGAGTGAATCGTCGCAGTAG
- a CDS encoding BMC domain-containing protein codes for MSGTLSLALLEVNNLAPSFIVADACSKAANVRILGIESTDGAAQCIKLVGPVADVQSAVETAIELAKRMGSSAFCSVMPAPLELTYKLADAKPALSPLLGSYDIRKPRENAMTTTNALGLLETQGLVAALHATDDMLKASNVTLAGKEKIGAAYVTIMIRGDVAAVQTAIEVGRQTVERLGGKLILADVIARPHADLAALLPT; via the coding sequence ATGAGCGGAACACTGAGTCTCGCCTTACTCGAAGTGAACAATCTCGCCCCGTCGTTTATCGTGGCAGATGCATGTTCTAAGGCGGCAAACGTCAGAATCCTCGGTATCGAAAGCACCGACGGTGCGGCCCAGTGCATTAAACTGGTCGGACCGGTCGCCGACGTCCAGTCGGCGGTGGAGACTGCGATTGAACTCGCAAAGCGAATGGGAAGCTCGGCATTCTGTTCGGTGATGCCGGCGCCCCTGGAACTGACTTACAAACTGGCCGACGCCAAACCGGCGCTCAGTCCATTACTCGGCAGCTATGACATTCGGAAACCCAGAGAGAACGCGATGACGACTACAAATGCTCTTGGACTGTTGGAAACTCAGGGTCTGGTTGCGGCACTGCATGCCACCGACGATATGCTCAAAGCTTCCAACGTCACGCTGGCCGGCAAAGAAAAGATCGGTGCCGCGTACGTCACGATCATGATCCGTGGCGATGTGGCCGCTGTCCAAACGGCAATCGAAGTGGGCCGTCAGACGGTTGAACGTCTGGGCGGAAAACTGATCCTCGCCGACGTGATCGCTCGCCCTCACGCGGATCTGGCCGCGTTGCTGCCGACCTGA
- a CDS encoding SGNH/GDSL hydrolase family protein, translating into MDSRLNVISIARHLVLIGATLTSSAWAQTLTEPIHGIVDGEHQLAWYDLTLLNIEGQGWRETKLPFDRLPAKAEAIVRPEVWRLSRQSSGICVRFFTAATTIHARWTLTLDTLSEPAMPATAVSGLDLYVKHNDRWRWFAVGKPERQTNEVKLVNNISADEREYLLYLPLYNVPSTIELGLPIGSRMLKAAPAHARVKPVVFYGTSITQGGCASRPGMVYTAILGRRLDRPVINLGFRANGTLDLEMVPLFAELDPAVYVLDCLPNMTGPDVSARTEPFIKALRAARPETPIVLAEDRSYPDGILYPARRERNQLNRAALKAAFDRLEQAGIKHLSYLEGEDLLGDDGDATVDASHPTDLGHHRLADKFEKVLRPLLTIETPSKPQ; encoded by the coding sequence ATGGACAGTAGGTTGAACGTCATCTCGATCGCACGTCATCTAGTCCTGATTGGAGCCACGCTGACGTCGTCGGCATGGGCACAGACGCTGACCGAACCGATCCACGGTATTGTCGACGGTGAGCATCAACTTGCCTGGTACGATCTGACGCTTCTGAATATCGAAGGCCAAGGTTGGCGCGAAACGAAATTGCCCTTTGATCGCCTGCCCGCAAAGGCCGAGGCAATTGTTCGCCCTGAAGTTTGGCGACTGAGCCGCCAGTCGTCAGGAATCTGCGTGCGGTTTTTCACCGCAGCTACGACAATTCATGCGCGATGGACGTTGACTCTCGACACGCTTTCCGAACCCGCCATGCCCGCAACGGCCGTCAGTGGCCTCGACTTATACGTCAAGCACAACGACCGTTGGCGTTGGTTCGCTGTTGGAAAGCCCGAACGACAGACCAATGAGGTCAAATTGGTTAACAACATCTCCGCGGATGAACGTGAGTATCTCCTTTACCTGCCCTTGTACAATGTGCCATCCACGATCGAATTGGGGCTGCCAATTGGTTCTCGGATGCTGAAAGCAGCGCCGGCCCACGCACGCGTAAAGCCAGTCGTCTTCTACGGAACATCGATCACGCAGGGTGGATGCGCCTCACGCCCCGGGATGGTTTATACCGCGATCCTGGGACGTCGCCTGGATCGCCCGGTGATCAATCTCGGCTTTCGGGCCAACGGAACGCTGGATCTGGAAATGGTGCCGTTGTTCGCGGAACTCGATCCCGCCGTGTACGTCTTGGATTGCCTGCCGAATATGACAGGCCCTGATGTCTCGGCGCGAACCGAACCGTTCATCAAGGCGCTCCGCGCGGCTCGTCCCGAGACGCCCATCGTTTTAGCCGAAGATCGCAGCTACCCGGACGGAATTCTGTATCCAGCGCGTCGCGAACGAAACCAACTGAACCGCGCCGCACTCAAGGCGGCCTTCGACCGGTTGGAACAGGCGGGGATCAAACACCTGTCCTATCTTGAGGGCGAGGATCTGCTGGGTGACGACGGCGACGCGACGGTCGACGCATCGCACCCGACTGACCTGGGACACCATCGCCTGGCCGACAAGTTCGAGAAAGTCCTGCGACCGTTGCTCACAATCGAGACTCCTTCGAAGCCGCAATAA
- a CDS encoding phosphorylase family protein, which yields MTEQASPSAAESNAVKADIGLVCALPMELSDFISRCAKVKTYTGGKFTFRGGFYGQIRVAIVESGMGAERAARATEALLDAHAPRWIVSTGFCGALVSGMQIGQIVVANQITTPTGDERIVDIGMTSDEKRGLYVGRTLTVDHMVRSIAEKKALAEQTGAIAVDMETHAVATVCRDRKTRFIAVRAVSDDLSADLPVEVQSLVGETGAVRIGAVVGALWNRFDSYKDMWRLREHAMTAGEKLASFLDGVVKQLHSSK from the coding sequence TTGACTGAACAAGCGTCCCCTTCTGCTGCCGAGTCCAATGCCGTGAAGGCCGACATTGGTCTGGTTTGCGCATTGCCGATGGAGCTCAGCGATTTCATCAGTCGCTGCGCCAAAGTCAAAACGTACACGGGCGGAAAGTTCACGTTTCGCGGCGGTTTTTATGGTCAGATCCGTGTAGCAATCGTGGAATCAGGAATGGGGGCCGAGCGAGCCGCGCGTGCGACAGAAGCACTACTGGACGCCCATGCGCCACGCTGGATTGTCTCGACCGGATTTTGCGGTGCTCTCGTTTCGGGCATGCAGATCGGTCAGATCGTCGTTGCCAATCAGATTACAACCCCGACCGGTGACGAACGGATCGTCGATATCGGAATGACCTCGGACGAAAAACGAGGTCTGTATGTGGGCCGAACTTTGACGGTCGATCACATGGTGCGTTCGATCGCCGAGAAGAAGGCGCTCGCCGAACAAACCGGCGCGATCGCCGTTGATATGGAAACACACGCCGTCGCGACCGTTTGCCGTGATCGCAAGACGCGGTTCATCGCCGTCCGGGCCGTCAGTGATGACTTGTCGGCGGATCTTCCGGTCGAAGTGCAAAGCCTGGTCGGTGAAACAGGCGCCGTTCGGATTGGCGCTGTCGTTGGCGCTCTCTGGAATCGCTTTGATAGTTACAAAGACATGTGGCGACTTCGTGAACACGCGATGACCGCCGGTGAGAAGCTCGCAAGCTTCTTGGACGGCGTCGTCAAGCAACTGCATTCCTCGAAGTAG
- a CDS encoding serine/threonine-protein kinase: MSNTTSNCDRNQLRQLLDGTLPDTVQATLTSHLESCVVCRSSLEDLAADQHMWSETRDALSGLVATGDLSGADVDSADSPSHVQSIPLDFLSPSDNPAMLGKLGDFEILEEIGCGGMGIVLKGYDHELNRFVAVKVLHPFCATSAAARLRFAREAQAAAAVVHQHVVAIHAVDPNHYPPYLVMPFIPGESLQQRLSRQGPFSVIDTLRIGQQVAEGLAAAHAQGLVHRDIKPGNILLERNVERVLLTDFGLARAADDASLTRSGVIAGTPQYMSPEQARGDQIDHRTDLFSLGSVLYTLLAGHSPFRAESAMAVLRRVCDDTPRPLQAVNPLVPSWLEALIGKLQAKHPTQRYETAAEVAELLKAGLAHLQQPTLVPLPNELRSLAPSIPKPRPHIQWWLIGITLILVLTFFGLFKPPAPQQIESQLPWNDPSQPELKQLQQQLNNWNNDTDF; this comes from the coding sequence GTGTCGAACACAACATCGAACTGCGATCGCAATCAATTGCGACAACTCTTGGACGGCACCCTGCCGGACACCGTCCAAGCCACGCTGACATCGCATCTCGAATCGTGTGTCGTCTGCCGCAGCAGCCTGGAAGATCTCGCCGCCGATCAGCACATGTGGTCCGAAACGCGTGATGCACTCAGCGGGCTAGTTGCCACGGGCGATCTATCCGGTGCTGACGTTGACTCCGCCGATTCACCGTCGCATGTTCAAAGCATCCCGCTTGACTTCCTCTCGCCCTCCGACAACCCCGCGATGCTCGGCAAGCTTGGCGACTTCGAGATCCTTGAGGAAATCGGTTGCGGCGGCATGGGGATCGTCCTGAAAGGTTATGACCACGAACTGAACCGATTTGTCGCGGTCAAGGTCCTGCACCCCTTCTGCGCAACGAGTGCGGCGGCCCGCTTGAGATTCGCCCGCGAAGCCCAGGCCGCGGCGGCCGTGGTCCATCAGCATGTCGTTGCCATCCATGCGGTAGACCCAAATCACTATCCGCCGTATCTGGTCATGCCTTTCATCCCGGGCGAATCACTGCAACAGCGGCTCTCGCGGCAAGGCCCGTTTTCGGTGATTGATACGCTCCGCATCGGGCAACAGGTCGCAGAAGGTTTGGCCGCCGCCCATGCGCAGGGTCTGGTGCATCGCGACATCAAGCCGGGGAATATTCTGCTGGAACGCAATGTCGAACGAGTGTTGTTGACCGACTTCGGCCTGGCCCGCGCCGCGGATGATGCGAGCCTAACCCGCAGTGGCGTGATCGCGGGCACACCACAGTACATGTCACCAGAACAGGCTCGTGGCGACCAGATCGACCATCGCACGGACTTATTCAGCCTGGGATCGGTGCTTTACACCCTGCTCGCCGGCCATTCCCCTTTCCGAGCCGAATCGGCGATGGCGGTTCTTCGCCGTGTCTGCGACGACACGCCCCGTCCTCTACAGGCGGTCAATCCGCTCGTCCCAAGTTGGTTAGAGGCCCTGATCGGCAAGCTGCAAGCGAAACACCCCACACAGCGTTACGAGACCGCCGCCGAAGTGGCCGAACTTCTGAAAGCGGGCCTAGCACACCTGCAGCAACCAACACTTGTCCCGCTCCCGAACGAACTCAGATCGCTCGCCCCTTCCATCCCCAAGCCGAGACCGCACATTCAGTGGTGGCTGATCGGAATCACTCTCATTTTAGTACTGACATTCTTCGGCCTCTTCAAGCCGCCAGCACCCCAACAAATCGAATCACAACTCCCCTGGAACGATCCATCACAACCCGAACTGAAACAACTCCAACAACAATTAAACAACTGGAACAACGACACCGACTTCTAG
- a CDS encoding Gfo/Idh/MocA family protein — translation MSQATRREFLASATVAGAAMALGSRSAKAGPNERVNLCVIGVRGRGSSVGKGFAGLPEAQVTHVCDVNELLLDGYAKQIAEVQKTTPKTVQDLRRVLDDKSVDAIVVTTPDHWHALATIWGCQAGKHVYVEKPISNNIFEGRQMVAAARKHNRVVQVGTQSRSAPHYGEMIKILRSGRLGHVHMAKAWNSQLRRRVPAVPDSAVPAGLDWNIWQGPAPEHAFNANRFSYGWRWLWDYGTGDMGNDGVHDLDIARWGLDVDFPTEIQCTGDKLAFAGDSQETPDTQFVTFRFPQKEAVLVYEQRLWSPYFQEGYENGVAFYGTEGYLLAGRAGWKLVEKRNKVVEEKSAQFSDIPHFKNFLNGIRSGEALNCDIEEGYRSTLLAHLGNLAYRVGRPLKFDAKTQSIVGDDEANALTKRLGRKEFLIPEVI, via the coding sequence ATGTCGCAGGCAACTCGTCGTGAATTTCTGGCCAGTGCCACTGTGGCTGGGGCCGCCATGGCATTGGGGTCTCGATCCGCCAAGGCGGGGCCGAATGAACGAGTCAACCTGTGCGTGATTGGCGTTCGCGGACGGGGCAGTTCTGTGGGAAAAGGGTTTGCCGGACTTCCCGAAGCACAGGTGACTCACGTCTGTGACGTGAATGAACTGCTGCTCGACGGTTACGCCAAGCAGATTGCCGAAGTTCAAAAGACCACTCCCAAGACAGTGCAGGACCTGCGGCGAGTTCTGGATGACAAAAGCGTCGACGCGATCGTCGTCACGACGCCAGACCACTGGCACGCTCTGGCCACGATCTGGGGATGCCAGGCCGGAAAACATGTGTATGTCGAGAAACCGATTTCGAACAATATTTTCGAAGGTCGGCAAATGGTGGCCGCGGCGCGCAAGCACAATCGCGTGGTCCAGGTCGGCACGCAAAGCCGCAGTGCCCCACACTATGGTGAAATGATCAAGATCCTGCGATCGGGTCGTTTGGGACATGTCCATATGGCGAAGGCCTGGAACAGCCAGTTGCGACGGCGCGTTCCTGCCGTTCCCGACAGCGCAGTTCCCGCGGGGCTCGACTGGAACATCTGGCAAGGTCCCGCCCCGGAACACGCCTTCAACGCCAACCGCTTCAGCTACGGGTGGCGATGGCTGTGGGACTATGGCACGGGCGACATGGGCAATGATGGCGTCCACGATCTGGATATCGCCCGCTGGGGTCTGGATGTCGATTTTCCCACCGAGATTCAATGCACCGGTGACAAACTGGCCTTCGCCGGTGATTCACAAGAGACACCCGATACCCAGTTCGTCACGTTCCGTTTCCCTCAGAAGGAAGCAGTGCTCGTCTATGAACAACGGCTGTGGTCACCCTACTTCCAGGAGGGATACGAAAACGGCGTCGCATTCTACGGCACCGAAGGCTACCTGCTGGCAGGACGCGCCGGTTGGAAACTGGTCGAGAAGCGAAACAAAGTCGTCGAGGAAAAATCCGCCCAGTTCTCTGACATTCCGCACTTCAAAAATTTCTTGAACGGCATTCGGTCGGGCGAGGCGCTGAACTGCGACATCGAAGAAGGATATCGGTCCACTCTGCTCGCCCATCTGGGCAATCTGGCCTACCGAGTTGGCAGACCACTGAAGTTCGACGCCAAGACACAATCGATCGTCGGCGACGATGAGGCGAATGCACTCACTAAGCGTCTGGGACGGAAAGAATTTTTGATCCCGGAAGTAATTTGA
- a CDS encoding DUF1501 domain-containing protein, protein MLTISGSESNHGEGISRRNCLQIGGLALGGMALPQILRAEAASAGGHPASHRRKAKGVIMVLLPGGPPHLDMFDMKPDAPAEIRGEFQPIATNQPGLEICELMPNLAKVADKLTVIRSLVGFIDDHNTNWCTTGWESHREMDSSPLVPGFPPGGWPSMGSILSKQLGPRVSGVPAAVDLTPIDPDARFILRVPPTQPGFLGTTHAGFEVEAVDRHNIRLNGTSLDRIADRRSLLTSFDGFRRRVETDGTRDGLDEFHRQAFDVLTSPRLAEALDLSREDKAVRGRYGLNRDYPGERDGKTFLDQFLLARRVIEAGARCVTLAFCRYPFGRMLRGDYNWDWHKDLFNEARGTLPLFDVGLAALIQDLEERALLDDIAVVVWGEFGRSPKINSVAGRDHWPGVCSALVAGGGMRNGQIIGSTSRWGEEPLSRPVHFREVFATLYHQMGVDVATTQLIDRAGRPQYLVGEHRPMPELIG, encoded by the coding sequence ATGTTGACCATTTCCGGATCAGAATCGAACCACGGTGAGGGAATCTCTCGTCGAAATTGCCTGCAGATAGGTGGGCTGGCTCTCGGCGGAATGGCGTTGCCTCAGATTCTTCGAGCAGAAGCGGCATCGGCCGGCGGCCATCCTGCGAGTCATCGCCGCAAGGCCAAGGGCGTGATCATGGTTCTGTTGCCAGGTGGGCCGCCCCACTTGGACATGTTCGACATGAAACCCGACGCCCCGGCCGAGATTCGCGGCGAGTTTCAGCCGATTGCGACCAATCAACCGGGGCTTGAGATCTGCGAGTTGATGCCAAATCTGGCCAAGGTCGCAGACAAATTGACGGTGATTCGCTCGCTGGTCGGATTCATTGATGACCACAATACGAACTGGTGCACGACCGGCTGGGAATCGCATCGTGAGATGGATTCTTCGCCGCTTGTACCCGGTTTTCCGCCCGGCGGCTGGCCATCCATGGGCTCGATTCTTTCCAAGCAATTGGGGCCGCGCGTTTCGGGCGTCCCGGCGGCGGTGGATTTGACCCCGATCGACCCGGATGCGCGATTCATTCTGCGGGTGCCGCCGACGCAACCCGGTTTTTTAGGAACAACGCATGCCGGTTTTGAAGTCGAAGCGGTTGACCGTCACAACATTCGCCTGAATGGGACATCGCTCGATCGAATTGCCGACCGTCGATCACTGCTGACCAGTTTCGATGGCTTCCGCCGTCGGGTGGAGACAGATGGAACGCGCGATGGTCTGGACGAATTCCATCGTCAGGCGTTCGACGTCTTAACGTCGCCCCGGTTGGCGGAAGCCCTGGATCTCAGTCGTGAGGACAAGGCGGTTCGTGGGCGATACGGATTGAATCGGGACTATCCGGGTGAGCGGGACGGAAAGACGTTTCTCGATCAGTTCCTGCTGGCCCGCCGTGTGATCGAGGCGGGGGCGCGGTGCGTGACTTTAGCGTTCTGTCGCTATCCGTTCGGGCGGATGCTGCGTGGCGATTACAATTGGGACTGGCATAAAGATCTGTTTAACGAAGCGCGGGGAACGTTACCTCTGTTCGATGTAGGATTGGCCGCCCTGATCCAAGACCTGGAAGAGCGTGCATTGCTGGATGACATCGCGGTCGTGGTTTGGGGCGAGTTTGGTCGTAGTCCCAAGATCAACTCGGTTGCCGGACGCGACCATTGGCCAGGTGTCTGCAGTGCTTTGGTCGCCGGGGGTGGGATGCGCAATGGTCAGATCATCGGCTCGACATCGCGTTGGGGCGAAGAGCCGCTGTCCCGACCTGTGCATTTTCGTGAAGTCTTTGCCACGTTGTATCACCAGATGGGAGTCGATGTTGCAACGACGCAGCTCATCGACCGAGCTGGGCGGCCGCAATATCTGGTCGGCGAACATCGTCCAATGCCGGAATTGATTGGCTAG